A region of Anolis sagrei isolate rAnoSag1 chromosome 2, rAnoSag1.mat, whole genome shotgun sequence DNA encodes the following proteins:
- the DTX3 gene encoding probable E3 ubiquitin-protein ligase DTX3, translating to MGSPVSFVLSRMAACGGTTKNRLTVNKHVWDFLTKESPAKLVKLKEENKVSILIDGETSEIYVLQITMPAHGPSNGLYLARKALKALLKETEKELKKAQRQSELMGCMALMEKNREHGPVELHRRGTGLISRGQQTSGPRVVSGSGGVAGCSRGGEEEQDSQCPICLGEIQNIKTLEKCKHSFCEDCITRALQVKKACPMCGRFYGQLVGNQPENGRMLVSKDSSVLLPGYEKYGTIIIQYVFPPGIQGVEHPNPGVRYPGTTRVAYLPDCPEGNKVLALFRKAFDQRLTFTIGTSMTTGRANVITWNDIHHKTNCTGGPQLFGYPDATYLARVQEELRAKGITND from the exons ATGGGCTCACCAG tATCATTTGTCTTATCCAGGATGGCCGCTTGCGGAGGCACCACCAAAAATAGGCTCACGGTAAATAAGCACGTCTGGGACTTTCTAACCAAGGAAAGCCCCGCCAAGCTGGTCaagctgaaggaggaaaacaaggtGAGCATCTTGATCGATGGCGAGACCTCGGAGATCTACGTGCTCCAGATCACCATGCCTGCCCACGGGCCCAGCAATGGCCTCTACCTGGCCCGCAAGGCTCTCAAGGCTCTGCTGAAGGAGACTGAGAAGGAGCTGAAGAAAGCCCAGCGCCAGAGCGAGCTGATGGGCTGCATGGCCTTAATGGAGAAGAACAGGGAGCACGGGCCAGTCGAGCTCCATCGCCGAGGGACTGGCTTGATATCCAGAGGGCAGCAGACCTCCGGGCCCAGAGTGGTCAGTGGGAGCGGAGGGGTCGCCGGCTGCTCACGGGGCGGGGAAGAGGAACAGGACAGCCAGTGCCCCATCTGCTTGGGGGAGATCCAGAACATTAAGACTCTGGAGAAGTGCAAGCACTCCTTCTGCGAGGACTGTATCACCCGGGCCTTGCAGGTCAAGAAAGCCTGTCCAATGTGTGGCCGTTTCTATGGGCAGCTGGTGGGCAACCAGCCAGAGAATGGACGCATGCTGGTCTCCAAGGACTCAAGCGTGCTGCTCCCTGGTTATGAGAAGTATGGCACCATCATCATCCAGTACGTCTTCCCACCTGGCATACAAGGG GTGGAGCACCCCAATCCCGGCGTCCGCTACCCAGGCACCACCCGCGTGGCCTACCTACCCGACTGCCCTGAAGGCAACAAGGTGCTGGCTCTGTTTCGCAAGGCCTTTGACCAACGCCTCACCTTCACCATCGGCACTTCCATGACCACAGGACGAGCCAATGTTATCACCTGGAACGACATCCACCACAAAACCAACTGCACAGGCGGGCCACAGCT GTTTGGCTACCCTGATGCTACATATCTTGCCCGGGTGCAAGAAGAACTACGGGCCAAGGGtatcaccaatgactga